Part of the Sulfobacillus acidophilus DSM 10332 genome, GCTTCGCCGGTGGCCGGATTAACGTATTCGACACCGTAACCGTCATAAGGGTCGGGTTCTAGTTCGGCTAGACGCCTTAACGCGTCTTGGGTCGAACGCCACTTAAAGACGGCTTGGGGCGCATAGACGGTCCGATGGTCTTGAATGGGGCGAAGACCGGAAGTTTGATAGCGCTTTTCGGTGTAACCGGAGGGTTTGGTTATCGGCTGATTGTAATCCGGGTAATTCTCAAAAAACATCACACCCAGTTGGTAAAGCAGCGGAATATCCAGACAATCAAACCACAACATCGGTTCGGTTCCCGCATGCACGTGATCGTGCCATAGCCCGGCCGGCGTAATCAAAAAGTCACCCGGCTCCATGTCAATCCGTTCGCCTTCCACAATCGTGTAGGCCCCTCGGCCTTCGAGAACAAATCGGATGGCATTTTGGTTATGGCGGTGAGACGGGGCTTTTTCGCCGGGTAACAATAACTGCACACCGGCGTATAACGTATTGGTCATCGCCCCCCACCCCCAGGGTTCGAGCTCTTGAAACCCGGGATTGGCAAAGAAAATCACGCGCCGTTCTCCGCCTCGGTCAGGCACGACGAGTGTGCCGGATTCCATGACATAGCGGCGGACGTCGGACCATCGCCACAAGTGGGCCTCGGCACGCGGCCGAGGTTCGTGCGTCATGAGCCGACCAATGGAATTCCATAACGGGCCGAGATGATGTTGACGGAGCTCTGCGTAATAGGTATCCAATCGGGGATTGTCATTGTCCATGATCCTTATAAAACCTCCTCTCGGGTTGCCTCATCAGGATTTAGGCTTACCATATCGTGAAGCCGGGCCGTTCGGCTAGCCTCCGTTCCGCTATCGGAAACAAAATCTGACATGGCCCGGTCGATTAAATAGCGGGCATGAGCCGCGTCATGCACCCTGGCCGCCGGCATGGCGACGATGCAAGGATACTCACTACCCAGCCATTGTCCGGAAATCGCCCGTTCGTGACCGGAATCGGGGAAGGTAACCCAGTAGCCCGGACGATACGGTAAAGCCTTCTCACTGGCGAGACATAAGGCTCCGGAGGGAGATCCCCAAAAAACCGCGGCCGGTTCGGCCAGCCATTCTTGAATGCGGTTAACGAGTTGACGCGCCTTTTTCAGGGTTGGATGATAAGCGTCCACCACCAGTCCGAGCTCTAAAAGGCCGGATCCCACCCGATACCGTCGGTAACGGTCACGGTCTAAGGCCCCCGTTTGTTCTAAGGTGACCAACATCCGCGATACCATGCTTTTGGCCAAGCCCAAGCGGCTATGGATTTCGGAAAAGCTGAGAAAGGGTTGCTCCGGCGTAAAGAGTGTCAGAATAGTCAACGCATTGGCGGCCGACCGTAAAATGAGGTCTTCACGGGAGGGGGGGTGTGGCCGCAGCCAATGGGAAACGGCCGCCCGATTCGGGGGCGGCAGGGGATCCCCGATAGGGTCCTGCCATCGGCGGGATAGCAGGCGGGCAGATTTTTGGGCCATTTTAGCGATTTCGACCACATCGCGAAACCGGAAAGAATTTGTCGGACCGGTTATACTCAAACTGGCGATCGGCCTGTCGTACTCATCGAACACCGGAACGGCGACCGCCGCAATGCCCGGGTCGATTTGGTCCGCCTGATAGGCGTATCCTCGGCGGCGGGTTTCTTCCAATGCCTGCAATAACTGAGGAAACGTCTTCGGGGAAGCGGGCGTCGATCGGCGCCAATCTCGTTGGAGATCCAGTACCAGGCTGTCCGGGTCAAGAAAGGCTAAAATCGCTTGGCCGGCGGCGGCGACACTGGCGGGGGCACGCCGACCGACACGCGAATGCAGAGAATAACCAGATCGGGCGTCCATTGTAACCAGCCAGATAATTTCCCCGGCGTCATAAACGGCCAAGTGGACCGTGTGACCGGGGGTCAGGGCCAACTGTCGAACAATCGGCATACCGATTCGGACTAGGTCAAAATGTTGAACCATCGAGGGACCAAACGTTAAGGTACCGAGGGCCGGACGATAACGGGAGGTTTGGGGAACCCGCTCCACAAAGCCTGCCGCCTGAAGGGTGGTGAGAGCCTTCAGAATGGTCGATTTGGGACGACCGAGCCGCCGTGAGAGATCGGCTAATGCCCATTCCGGTCGGTCCCATCGAAAAGATCGGAGGACTTGTATGGTAGACTGCACCGACGACAGCAATCCGTCCACCCCTCGGAGCACGTTTTAAATATTATATATAATATCACAACCGATAGGCAGGAGGCCATCAAGGATGGATTTTGAAGCCAGGGATTTAGAAATGATTAATGAAGCCATCGTCCATTGCCGACGTTGTCCCCGGTTGGTCGAATGGCGGGAAAAGGTCGCCCAAACGAAAGTCCGTCGATTTCGGGATGAGCCGTATTGGGGGAAACCGCTACCCGGTTTTGGCGATCCGCACGCGCGGCTTTTGATTGTCGGACTGGCACCGGCGGCCCACGGCGGGAATCGTACGGGCCGGATGTTTACCGGGGATGATTCGGGGGATTGGTTAATCGACGCGCTCTATCAAAACGGGCTGGCCAACCAGCCCGTCAGCCGGAGCATCGATGACGGATTGGTACTCCATGAGACCTATCTGACCGCTGCCGTGCGCTGTGCCCCGCCCGACAACCGTCCGACGCCGGCGGAAGCCCGCGCCTGCGCCCCCTATTTACAGGCCGAGTGGCAATGGTTCAACCCGCGCGTGGTGGTGGCGCTCGGCCGGTTTGCCCTGGAGGCGGTTCGGCGGTTGGCCGAGACCCTCGGCGAAGAGACGGGACCCCTGACGTTTCGCCATGGGGCGGAGTTTGATTGGACTCGGCCTACACATCGGACGTTATTGGTATCCTATCACCCGAGTCGACAAAACACGCAAACCGGGCGATTGACCCGTGACATGCTGTTGACGGTCATGGCACGGGCGCGGGCTATTCTTGAGGATTCGGGTGCGCCTTGACGCGGGTTATGAACCAGACAAAACCGCCATAGGTGAGAATACCCAAAAAGATGAGCCAGGGCCAT contains:
- a CDS encoding Cupin 2 conserved barrel domain protein (PFAM: Cupin domain~TIGRFAM: gentisate 1,2-dioxygenase~COGs: COG3435 Gentisate 1 2-dioxygenase~InterPro IPR013096~KEGG: gya:GYMC52_1382 cupin 2 conserved barrel domain protein~PFAM: Cupin 2, conserved barrel~SPTR: Cupin 2 conserved barrel domain protein) codes for the protein MDNDNPRLDTYYAELRQHHLGPLWNSIGRLMTHEPRPRAEAHLWRWSDVRRYVMESGTLVVPDRGGERRVIFFANPGFQELEPWGWGAMTNTLYAGVQLLLPGEKAPSHRHNQNAIRFVLEGRGAYTIVEGERIDMEPGDFLITPAGLWHDHVHAGTEPMLWFDCLDIPLLYQLGVMFFENYPDYNQPITKPSGYTEKRYQTSGLRPIQDHRTVYAPQAVFKWRSTQDALRRLAELEPDPYDGYGVEYVNPATGEAAGITIGAAMQLLPPGHHTQAHRHVHSTIYHVFRGSGYSVINGVRFAWHTGDTFVVPNWVWHEHHNTGTEDAYVFSTHDAPVMERLGLEREESYPDGYQPVTGEYPG
- a CDS encoding Uracil-DNA glycosylase superfamily (PFAM: Uracil DNA glycosylase superfamily~TIGRFAM: uracil-DNA glycosylase, family 4~COGs: COG1573 Uracil-DNA glycosylase~InterPro IPR005122~KEGG: sth:STH1979 uracil-DNA glycosylase~PFAM: Uracil-DNA glycosylase-like~SPTR: Uracil-DNA glycosylase) → MDFEARDLEMINEAIVHCRRCPRLVEWREKVAQTKVRRFRDEPYWGKPLPGFGDPHARLLIVGLAPAAHGGNRTGRMFTGDDSGDWLIDALYQNGLANQPVSRSIDDGLVLHETYLTAAVRCAPPDNRPTPAEARACAPYLQAEWQWFNPRVVVALGRFALEAVRRLAETLGEETGPLTFRHGAEFDWTRPTHRTLLVSYHPSRQNTQTGRLTRDMLLTVMARARAILEDSGAP
- a CDS encoding transcriptional regulator, IclR family (PFAM: IclR helix-turn-helix domain; Bacterial transcriptional regulator~COGs: COG1414 Transcriptional regulator~InterPro IPR005471:IPR014757~KEGG: gya:GYMC52_1422 transcriptional regulator, IclR family~PFAM: Transcriptional regulator IclR, C-terminal; Transcriptional regulator IclR, N-terminal~SMART: Transcriptional regulator IclR, N-terminal~SPTR: Transcriptional regulator, IclR family;~manually curated), yielding MLRGVDGLLSSVQSTIQVLRSFRWDRPEWALADLSRRLGRPKSTILKALTTLQAAGFVERVPQTSRYRPALGTLTFGPSMVQHFDLVRIGMPIVRQLALTPGHTVHLAVYDAGEIIWLVTMDARSGYSLHSRVGRRAPASVAAAGQAILAFLDPDSLVLDLQRDWRRSTPASPKTFPQLLQALEETRRRGYAYQADQIDPGIAAVAVPVFDEYDRPIASLSITGPTNSFRFRDVVEIAKMAQKSARLLSRRWQDPIGDPLPPPNRAAVSHWLRPHPPSREDLILRSAANALTILTLFTPEQPFLSFSEIHSRLGLAKSMVSRMLVTLEQTGALDRDRYRRYRVGSGLLELGLVVDAYHPTLKKARQLVNRIQEWLAEPAAVFWGSPSGALCLASEKALPYRPGYWVTFPDSGHERAISGQWLGSEYPCIVAMPAARVHDAAHARYLIDRAMSDFVSDSGTEASRTARLHDMVSLNPDEATREEVL